Part of the Kitasatospora sp. NBC_01266 genome, GTCCGCCGGCACCTCCCACTGCGCGACCTGATCACTCGTCAGCACCCGGGTGCGGGCGACCAGCAGGGCCACGTCGTCCACCGGGCGGGCGGGCAGCAGTGCGGCCAGCACCGCCTCGCAGGTCTCCTCCGGCGCCCGCCCGGCCTGCCGCAGCGCGCCGGCCAGCCGGTCGAGGCCCTCGTCGATGTCCCGCTCCCGGTCCTCCACCAGCCCGTCGGTGTAGAGCACCAGCGTGCTGCCCGCCGGCAGCCGCAACTCGGCCGCCGAGAACGGCAGTCCGCCCAGCCCCAGCGGCGGTCCGGCGGGCACCTCGGGGTACTCCACCGTGCCGTCCGGGTGGACCAGCGCGGGCGGCGGATGACCCGCCCGGGCCATCGTGCAGAGCCGCGAGACCGGGTCGTAGATCGCGTAGAGGCAACTGGCCCCGGTGACCACGTCGCTGTCCGCGCCGGCCGTCTGGTCCTGGTCCAGCTGGTTGACCAACTCGTCGAGATGCCCGAGCAGTTCGTCCGGCGGCAGGTCGAGACCGGAGAAGTTGAGCACCGCGGTGCGCAGCCGGCCCATGGTCGCGGCGGCGTGCAGGCCGTGGCCGACCACGTCGCCCACCACCAGCGCGACCCGGGCACCCGGCAGCGGGATGACGTCGAACCAGTCGCCGCTCACGTCCGCCTGGGCCGGCAGGTAGCGGTAGGCGACATCCAGGGCGTTCTGCTCGGGCAGTCCGTGCGGCAGCAGGCTGCGCTGCAGGGTCACGGCCATGGCGTGCTCGCGGGTGTAGCGGCGCGCGTTGTCGATGCTCAGCGCCACCCGGGCGACGATCTCCTCGGCGAGCGACTGGTCGTCCTCGTCGAAGGGTGCCGTCCCCTCGGCCCGCCAGAACTTGGCGAGCCCCAGCAGCACCCCGCGGGCCCGCAGCGGGACCCTGACCACCGAGTGGACGCCGAAGTCCAGCAGCGCTCCGGCCCGCTCCGGGTCCTGGGTCAGCCAGTCGGTGGACGAGCGCAGATCGGGGTCGCGCACCGCGTGCCCGCTGTCCAGGCTCCAGGCCTGCGGGGTGGCGGGCCGGATCACGATCACCTCGCCCACCGGGTAGAACGGCGAATCGTCCCGCACGCCGCTGACCGCCACCCGGCGCATCGGCACCGAGCTGCCACCGGGCGGCTCCGCCCCGTTCAGCACCGGATCCGCCAGGTCGACGGTGACGTAGTCGGCGAACCGCGGGACGACGAAGTCCGCCAGCTCCTGCGCCGTCCGGGTGATATCCAGGCTGGTGCCGATGGCCACGGTGGCGTCGTAGAGCAGCTTGAGCCGCCGGCGGGCCGCCTCCGCCTTGTCCGAGAGCGCGTGCAGCTCGGTGGAGTCGCGCAGCGTCGCCACGCTGCCGGGCGGCCCGCCGACCCGGTCGGTGAGCCGGGTGTTCACCACCAGCAGCCGCTCACCGGTGAGCAGCACCGCGTCGTTGATCGGCTCCCCGGAGACCAGTTGCTCGGCCGCCCGCTGGTCCAGGCCCAGCTCGGTGACCAGCCGCCCCTCGGCGTCCGGCGCCAGGTCGAGCAGCCGGCGCGCCTCGTCGTTGGCCAGCAGCAGCCGCCCGTCGCCCCCGATGACCAGCACGCCCTCGCGCACCGCGTGCAGCACCGCGTCGTGGTGCTCGTACATCCGCGTCATCTCGGCCGGCCCGAGGCCGCGCGTCTGGTGCAGCAGACGCCGGCTGGCCAGCGCGCTGCCCGCGGTCGCCAGCACCAGCGCCCCGGCCGCGGTACCGAGCACCAGGGGCAGCTGGCGTTCCACGACCCCGCTCACGTGGCTGATGGTGATCCCGGCGGAGACCAGTCCGACCACCTTGCCGTTGCTGTCGTGGACCGGGACCACGGCCTGCACCAGCGGCCCCAGGGTCCCGTTGAGCTGCTGGACGACCACCTGGCCCTGCAGGGCCGGCTGGTAGATGCCGACGAACTTGTGCCCGATCCGGGCCGGATCGGGATGGGTGTAGCGGATGCCGTCGGTGTTGAGCACCACGATGAAGTCCACCCGGGCGGCCTGCTGGGCCGCCACGGCCTTCGGCTGCAGGATCGCGGTCGGGTCGGGGGACTCCAGCGCGGCCACGATCCCGGGCGAGTTCGCGAAGGTCTGGGCGACGGCCACCGAGCGGTTGCGGGCCTCCTGGGTGGCGTCGCGCTGCGACTCCAGCACCAGCGCCAGCACCGCCGCCAGCACCAGCAGCAGCACCACGACCACCTGCAGCGCGAACACCTGCCCGGCCACGCTGCGGATACCCCGACTGAACCGCGGCCGCCGGTTCGCGGACCCTTGATCCGCAGCGGGCGGCTCACGCCGATTCCCCCCGGATCGGCCGGTGAACGGGGCGGTCGAGGATCTGACCGGCAGCCGGGCCATGCCCTTTGTCTACCCCCGATCGGCCCCGCCAGGCCACCGGGCGGCCGATGAGACCACTCCGTCCGGTGACGAGCCGCCCGGCGGCCGGGCTCCGAATGTCAGTGCGGTTCGAGACGATGGTCGACATGAAGGACACCGCCGCTCTGGCCACCCCCACCGCCTACGCCGAGGCCGTCAGCACCGCCGTCCAGGCCGCCGCGGCGTACTAC contains:
- a CDS encoding SpoIIE family protein phosphatase → MARLPVRSSTAPFTGRSGGNRREPPAADQGSANRRPRFSRGIRSVAGQVFALQVVVVLLLVLAAVLALVLESQRDATQEARNRSVAVAQTFANSPGIVAALESPDPTAILQPKAVAAQQAARVDFIVVLNTDGIRYTHPDPARIGHKFVGIYQPALQGQVVVQQLNGTLGPLVQAVVPVHDSNGKVVGLVSAGITISHVSGVVERQLPLVLGTAAGALVLATAGSALASRRLLHQTRGLGPAEMTRMYEHHDAVLHAVREGVLVIGGDGRLLLANDEARRLLDLAPDAEGRLVTELGLDQRAAEQLVSGEPINDAVLLTGERLLVVNTRLTDRVGGPPGSVATLRDSTELHALSDKAEAARRRLKLLYDATVAIGTSLDITRTAQELADFVVPRFADYVTVDLADPVLNGAEPPGGSSVPMRRVAVSGVRDDSPFYPVGEVIVIRPATPQAWSLDSGHAVRDPDLRSSTDWLTQDPERAGALLDFGVHSVVRVPLRARGVLLGLAKFWRAEGTAPFDEDDQSLAEEIVARVALSIDNARRYTREHAMAVTLQRSLLPHGLPEQNALDVAYRYLPAQADVSGDWFDVIPLPGARVALVVGDVVGHGLHAAATMGRLRTAVLNFSGLDLPPDELLGHLDELVNQLDQDQTAGADSDVVTGASCLYAIYDPVSRLCTMARAGHPPPALVHPDGTVEYPEVPAGPPLGLGGLPFSAAELRLPAGSTLVLYTDGLVEDRERDIDEGLDRLAGALRQAGRAPEETCEAVLAALLPARPVDDVALLVARTRVLTSDQVAQWEVPADGAAVGEVRAAVSRQLARWGLEELAFVTELILSELVTNAIRYATEPIQVRLLCDRTLICEVSDSSSTSPHLRYAASMDEGGRGLFLVAQFAERWGTRHTATGKVIWAEQLLGGEPGSGIGQLPDFGELPDLG